TATCATAAAAATTAAACACAGGAAtatacaaagaaacaaaaacacaatcatATAATCGATGCACATTCAAATAGATCAATTACTTTCAattacaaaaacacaaatcaacGTCAGGGAACAAGGACGCTAAAATCTATTTTGTCTCAACCtccaattaaaaacaaaaagttaaTTAAATAAAACACAAACTTACTTGATAACTTGTTCTCCAAATGCTGCTAACCGCATTCAAACAGCATTCAAGTCAGCCAGAAAAATGTGATAACATTTCCACACTGCAGGCCGATGGCACTGTGTAGCATCATTAGATCGGAATGTGCCACATAAGCTTGTCACATTGTAAAGACAAAGCAGGTCTCACGCGATAGCGCAAGGCGGGAAACATGGATGCTTCCGATTGGTCAAAAATAAATGCAAGTCTTCTGATTGGTTAGGTGAAAAAGGCAAGGTCAAGGTGAAGCAGAGGGAGGAGTGTAACATTTTCCAAGACCTCTGTTCCCCGGCAAATTGTGTAAAAGTTACACACACCGGATGTGGAAAAAATTATCTTGACACCCAAGTCAGGACTCCACCAAAATCCCCACCAGAGCGCGTGTGACCTCTCTGGGGAATGAAATAAAGGAAAACCTTGTAAGGACCTGAGTGTAAGTCCTGACTAGGTGTGACTGTCAGGTCCTGAGGACGTTGTTCTGTATAGAAGGTCAGGTCCTTACTCGgttagcaaaacaaacacacacacatgcgtgtgtgtgtgtgtgtgtgtgtgtgagagtgtgtccACGTTTATGGGGCTTGCCGATCGCCAGGCGCCGCCGCGCCGCCCTAATTACCTAGTTGCGTATGCCTGTGCAAGGATAGGTGTCACAATTTCAAGTGGATACAGACTACGCTGGCCGACAGCTAACAGAGAAACCCCAGCTAAATTGCTTGTATGAACTGTTCCTGAAGCCAAACACAGAgagctccctctccctccccttctctcactctctttgtctgtctccgtctctctctctttctctgtctctatctctgtctctctgtctttgtctctctctctctcattctctctctctctctctctctctctgtctctctctctctctgtggctgtctgtctctctcggttagtctgtgtgtatgtgtgtgtatgtatctgtctgtctgtctgtctgtctgtctgtccgggtGATTTGCTAGACGTAGACAGACGGAACAACACAGAcaatacagacaggcagacacgcacatacatacgtCTGTCTGATCCAtaccggagagagagagacagacagacagacagattttaCCGGGTAAAATGTCAGTTTTGGCGTTCCATAGCTTAAAAACAGGGAAAGTATCATGCGCACAGCGCTTACAGACGTTGTAGCTCTGCCTAAAGCGCCTTCTTGTCGAAGTCGTCAGCGTCTCGTCGTCTCATTAAAGTTTCACTCAGTCGAAAACTTTGAAATTGTACGTGGGACATTACAATCAAAGAGGAACCCTTTCGGGTTCAGTTCACGTGAGGTGAAATGATATCATTATAATGTCAAATTTGGTCAGAAAAGCATGTtatgttccactgtacacagggAAAACGGTATGAAAATAGTTAGAAACATTGTGTTGGTCCTGGAGATTATTGTTATCATGCTAAGTCACTGTTTCAATAATCTGCATCGTCTGGTCAAATGTCAGAGTTGTTTATCCGCGATCAGTGTGAATGTCACGTGTCTGGTGATCTGCGTCTTtatcagattcaaacaacacaatTATGACGTCATTCTAATGTCATACCAAAGGTCAAGGCTTGTTATTTAAACCCAGATGTAAaccaaacagcagtcagataTCGACAGGTCTAGAGAAAGTAATATCAGTTGAATAGTGGTTCGATCTTTATCAAGGTGCTAGTACACAATGATGTATATGTCCAATTTCTCTATTTCGGTTTCTTGTTCtcttatttctgtattttacaGTTTCCTAGAAGAGTTACTTTTATCCCGCATCATGGCGAGCCCCAACAGCGGTGAGGAcacccgtgacaacttggtggatattgtgaaacagctgtaccctgacgctctcacctgCACCTACATTGTTCCCCCGGTTCAGTTTAGCCGGGTGCCTTATAACACGGACACGATACCCGGTACGGGTCAGGAAGTGCTCGTGCTGCCCTCTAGTGAGCAGCTTCAGCAGCAGCAGGCCAACATTCAGGCAGACTTGGCACAGCAGCACGTGCTGCACAACTTGCAGCAACTCGGAGATTCCGGAAAGGAGGTCATGTTCGTGGTGTCTGAGCTGAACTTTAAGGACTACCTCAACAAGCCGTTCTACGCCAAACACACAGGCAAGCTCCCAAAGCCGGCAAACTTACCAAAGGGGCTTCGGCATCACGGGAAGCAGGGAGACTTTGACATCCTGGTGATTCACCGACAGTATGGCATCCTGGTCGGAGAAATGAAATCTGTCGGTAAGACTGAGGCAAGCAGAGCGGACACCCAGGTGGTCAAGGTTATTGGCAAGGCGGTCAAGCAGCTGGACAAGTGTGAGGTGCACGCCAGACACATGGTCAGTGACATCGCTCCAGGCCTGACTGTGAGGAAGACTCTCTTCCTACCCTACGTCAGCCAAGCTCAGCTACAGCGGATTCTGGATGATGATAACAATTCCCAGTTACAAcaggtgagagagacagacagagaaagaaagagagagagagagagagagagagagagagagagagagagagagagagagagagagagagagagagagagagagagagagagagagagagagagacaagacaagacaagacaagacaaaatctttattatcgagggtaatagataagcaagaatattgcttttttacatccagccctcgccctaatatagggtcaacaagaacagaaaacaatcaaataaaataactatcacatcaaacttaatacattataattatatacagatacaaattaaaaaaaaattgtcatgctgcattttaagtacaatttccaatgataaaaaatgtcaatttttaacatatcttaatttagagagagagagagagagagagagttatatTTTACAAAGTGATGACCTATTTAAATAGTTTTTAATTCGTgcaaaattgtgcaatatactcgggttgttgttgtttaaaaaaaaagtatcgtGGAGACGTGATGTGTAAAATGTGTCACGCATTTTAACCAGAAGCAATTCTACATTGCAGGCGGTGTGTCAGAGCCTGGGTGCAGCCAATACGACACAGGCCGTGCAGCTGTGCTGTTGCTCAGACCAACTGTCTCAGCCTGCATCGTACTGGCACGTGACACCCGCCGTGTTATCACAGCTGAGCACCTGGTGGCAACACAGGATGGCCTGTACTGTGGACACTCGGCTCACTGATCAACTTTACCTGGACATCGTGGCCAGGTGAGAGAAGTGACATCATCATGTCAGTTATGTCACAGTGCTGGAGCAATGTTATGTTTGAGTTTTAAGCCTTATATAATCGTTGGTTTGATCTTGATTTTTTTGTGAGTGTGttctttttgtatttgtttgtcttgGATTACAGGTTCGTTGGACAGGCTACTACGGTGTCTGTCCCCTGCTTCAACAACGTACGTGTGGAGGTGCGGACTGCAGGACAGGCGGTGGCGGAACTGGGGCGGAGGCTGGCACTTCTGGTTCTGACCCTGCAACAGCTGGGCCTAATGAACCGAGACCCGCCACAGGTCTGCATTACGGGAGCGCCAGGAACAGGTGACAAGCTTACAGCTTCTCTTGATAGTTTTTCTTTAAATTTTaatattgtttgtttctttattatgttgttgttggtcttgCCGCCGATGTTTGACTGTCATGGATCTTAAACTGTATTAGCAAGGTAGAAGAAGAGTTGTCGCCATGGGAACACTTAGCTCAGCCGTTTGTTTCACATCTATGGCCGGTAAGAGATAGCGTAATATTGAGGAGGGATCACTCTGCTAACAAAGCCTTCAGACAAAGTTGCGCGAAGCTTGTGTGGACATTTTGTTCAAAGTCGTACATCTTTTAATGGAGTTTTATCTCGGTCAGAAGCCTGCCGCCATTTGATCAAAGTTCGGTCTTACTATCACATAGTGCACGTCGCCTTCTCGTCGATAGAAATCGGGTACAACTAATCGGCTGACAGTAGCACACGTGCACAGCAATTGTAGGACATGACCTGAATGAAGGTAACAGCGTACACCTGCTGACATGTGTGTGAAGGGTGCTGTGCTAATACTGCTATAACACTGAacacacccaccaccaccaggGGCGGATTCGGGGGGGTGGtaacaggggttccggaacccccccccccctgctgtccaaaaaaaagaagatttaatactaactttaaaagaaataatgagttgattatgtttaaaatcaaggaaaagtcataaattgttcataaaatagctaaaactcttcagcttcagggaggtttcgccccccagaccccccaacgagGCCTTGCCACTGTATCCCACAAGgtgtctacccctggaccccaggttgtatccacccccaccccccctcttgcttaactgctccgcccctgaccaccaccaccaccatcaaaaCTATTGctactactgctgctgttgctgcttcCTTCGCAAATGCTCtttagaaatataaaaaaaatgttctctttaaatcatcatcatcatcatcatcatcatcaccgtcacCGTCAGCATCATCATTAACTACAACAATTATTATCGTCGTCCCTGTAGCGGCAAACGATCCTGACAAAACCATGTTTCTGATTTCCCCACAGTGCGCCGATTCTAGTTAGTTTGTTCAAATGACGTCTTTGGTGAATGCATGACGCAATGTTTGTGACGTTATTTTGTCGAGTTTTACTTTATGGTCATCCTTATAGAAGGTTCCAGCTTGATCAGAGAACGGTTTGTTTCGTGCACGCTGTGTGTGTAACTCCATGGACAACTGAAGGAAAGGCATGTAGCTGACTCTGAGAAAAGTTTGAAACTTGACATGTTGATTCCCCTGatagcatgctaacgttaatttaacgttaatttaacgtttgcatggttAGATTTTGGTTTACGGTTAGCattaaacgttaaattaacgttaaattaacgttagcagaAAAACGGTTCTaaagcaaacgttaaattaacgttaaattaacgttagcaagCAAACCGTTTTCATGGCAAACCttttttaaacgttaatttaacgtttgcctgaaaaccaatataaaacggtttgcattgaaacgttaaaataacgttaaataaacgtttacacataaccgttcaatatcaaaccatttttaaacgttaatttaacgtttgcctgaaaaccaatataaaacggtttgcattgaaacgttaaaataacgttaaataaacgtttacacataaccgttcaatatcaaaccatttttaaacgttaatttaacgtttgcctgaaaaccaatataaaacggtttgcattgaaacgttaaaataacgttaaattaacgttggcacataaccgttcaaaatcaaaccaatttcaaacgttaatttaacgtttgcccgaaaacacaaaaaaaacggtttgcactgaaacgttaaaaaaacgttaaataaacgttgacacataaccgttcaaaatcaaaagcatcaacaccaaaaaaactaaaaaaaacaaaatgttgtaATTGTTGTGGTGGTAACATtgacattaacaataacaagcaaccaaaaaaaaattttgaaaaaataaaataaaataaaaataaaaatgtaaaaaaaataaaattgacattatatcaaaaacaaacgtttaaaaaaatgtatttgtaaaaaaaaataataaaaaaaaattaccataatgtaacgttaaattaacgttagttttatgttttatggctaacgtttatttcatgttttatGGCTAaccttaaattaacgttagattTAGGTTAGTTTGCTCATCAAgataaacgttaaattaacgttaacattTAACGTAAATtcaaccaaaataaaaccataatataacgttaaattaacgttaatttaacgtttaccgctaatatcaatttgaccaaaataaaagTATAATACAATGGCTGTTTGAACGTATTTTTCACGTTGAGTGCAAACATTAAAaagaaccccccaaaaaacataatcaAACGAATCATAAGGAAAAtgattttatttaatttttgagtcacttgagaaaaagtgactctatgtaatcggtcagtgttagtctgtccggcctcatattttgtttagtcgtgacctccaatgacctctacactttaacgatggtttcgttgacctttgacctttttcaaggtcacaggtcagcgtcaaaggaaaaattacacattttatatctttgacaaagttcatcggatgtgattgaaactttgtaggattattctttacatcaaagtatttacatctgtagccttttacgaacgttatcagaaaaacaagggagataactagccttttctgttcggcaacacacaacttaacgttgggcttttctcggaaactataaaactgaccgggctcaaattttatgtgaacgtgactcattgtgttgtgaatagcaatttcttcctgtccatctgatgcctcatataatattcagaactgcgaaagtgactcgatcgagcgtttgctcttcttgttcattttgctttttaaatttttttcttatttgaagATGCATTTCCCATAGTCTTTTCtgtctgctgttgttgtagtgttATATATGTAGCTAAAACCATGTTAAAAAAAGACAAGCAAACACCAACATGTAAAGTCAAATCAAGTTTGAAAAAGGTTTTTGGTGAGAACGGTTAACTTTGCAGCTAACGCTATATGATCTTGTTGTATTACTTAATCCGGAGAGcatgcaggctgttgatttttttatttttttatctctGTCTCATTGCAAGGATGGTACTGGCCAGGTCTCATATTTTGAGCCAAAGAGTGTACATgctaacataaaacaaaacaagaaaaataaataaaaccattagAAACATGTTTTGACAATATGTTGTAAACATTTATTCATCATTCCTTGATATTTCcacaatataaaaaataaaaaataaaacc
This region of Littorina saxatilis isolate snail1 linkage group LG8, US_GU_Lsax_2.0, whole genome shotgun sequence genomic DNA includes:
- the LOC138974838 gene encoding uncharacterized protein, translated to MASPNSGEDTRDNLVDIVKQLYPDALTCTYIVPPVQFSRVPYNTDTIPGTGQEVLVLPSSEQLQQQQANIQADLAQQHVLHNLQQLGDSGKEVMFVVSELNFKDYLNKPFYAKHTGKLPKPANLPKGLRHHGKQGDFDILVIHRQYGILVGEMKSVGKTEASRADTQVVKVIGKAVKQLDKCEVHARHMVSDIAPGLTVRKTLFLPYVSQAQLQRILDDDNNSQLQQAVCQSLGAANTTQAVQLCCCSDQLSQPASYWHVTPAVLSQLSTWWQHRMACTVDTRLTDQLYLDIVARFVGQATTVSVPCFNNVRVEVRTAGQAVAELGRRLALLVLTLQQLGLMNRDPPQVCITGAPGTGKTVVLVLQGVRWLRQGHDVHVLSTGHVTRAVSTSITQQLKMSLSAGPTPFLTPGSVSYHQYYFWNREEDVEQAVTDLVACMKNGHLHVLLDEAFFDSSCW